One Odocoileus virginianus isolate 20LAN1187 ecotype Illinois chromosome 6, Ovbor_1.2, whole genome shotgun sequence DNA segment encodes these proteins:
- the LOC139035616 gene encoding LOW QUALITY PROTEIN: myosin phosphatase Rho-interacting protein-like (The sequence of the model RefSeq protein was modified relative to this genomic sequence to represent the inferred CDS: inserted 1 base in 1 codon): MLTVYPRTNKQNQKKKRKVEPPTPQEPGPAKMAVTSSSSSIPSAKKIPTTKSTLWQEEMRAKDQPDGSSPSPAQSPSQGQPPVSSTLREPGLEGRDEESTTSGDRVDCGRKVRVESGYFSLEKTKQDVKAEEQQLPPPLSPPSPGAPTNRRSQVIEKFEALDTEKAEHMETNMSAGPSASSDTRQGRSEKRAFPRKRDLPSEAPLPDASASPLSPHRRAKPLDRRSTESSLTPDLLNFKKGWLTKQYEDGQWKKHWFVLADQSLRFYRDSVAEEAADLDGEIDLSTCCDVTEYPVQRNYGFQIDTKEGAFTLSAMTSGIRRNWIQTIMKHVHPTSAPDVMSSLPQVKARSGSPSETRPLEKQDGELGEPDPEQKRSRARERRREGRSKTFDWAEFRPIQQALAQERVGGSRAEAEPGELERERARRREERRKRFGTPEVEGPSAEDVALRMEVDRGLGPPTAAELRTQNVHVEIEQRWHQVETTPLREEKQVPIAPLHLSSEDGSDXTPELTSLLEKELEQSQKEASDLLEQNRLLQDQLRVALGREQSAREGYVLQATCERGFAAMEETHQKKIEDLQRQHQRELEKLREEKDRLLAEETAATISAIEAMKNAHREEMERELEKSQRSQISSVNADVEALRRQYLEELQSVQRELEVLSEQYSQKCLENAHLAQALEAERQALRQCQRENQELNAHNQELNNRLAAEISRLRTLLTGDAGGEAAGSPLTQGKDAYELEVLLRVKESEIQYLKQEISSLKDELQTALRDKKYASDKYKDIYTELSIVRAKADCDVSRLKEQLKAATEALGEKSPENPPVSGYDIMKSKSNPDFLKTDRSCVGRQLRGLRSKSSLKEGLTVQDRLKLFESRDLERD, from the exons ATGCTCACAGTCTATCCCAGGACCAACAAGCAGAACCAGAAGAAGAAGCGGAAGGTGGAGCCCCCCACACCACAGGAGCCAGGGCCGGCCAAGATGGCtgtcaccagcagcagcagcagcatccccagTGCTAAGAAAATCCCCACCACCAAGTCCACACTCTGGCAGGAAGAAATGAGGGCCAAGGACCAGCCAGATGGGAGCAGCCCGAGTCCAGCTCAGAGTCCCAGCCAGGGCCAGCCTCCTGTGTCAAGCACCCTGAGGGAGCCAGGGCTTGAGGGCAGAGATGAGGAGAGCACCACAAGTGGTGACCGCGTGGACTGTGGCCGCAAAGTCCGGGTGGAGAGCGGCTACTTCTCCCTGGAGAAGACCAAGCAGGACGTTAAGGCCGAGGAGCAGCAGCTGCCCCCACCGCTCTCCCCGCCCAGCCCGGGTGCCCCCACCAACAGGAGGTCCCAGGTAATAGAGAAGTTTGAGGCCCTGGACACAGAGAAGGCAGAGCACATGGAGACCAACATGTCCGCCGGGCCCTCAGCCTCAAGTGACACTCGACAAGGCCGCAGCGAGAAGAGGGCGTTTCCTAGGAAGCGGGACCTCCCCAGCGAAGCTCCTCTCCCAGACGCCTCGGCCTCCCCCCTGTCTCCACACCGAAGAGCCAAGCCACTGGACAGGAGGTCCACGGAGTCCTCCCTGACGCCCGACCTGCTGAATTTCAAAAAAGGCTGGCTGACCAAGCAGTATGAGGATGGCCAGTGGAAGAAGCACTGGTTTGTCCTTGCTGATCAAAGCCTGAGGTTCTACAGGGACTCTGTGGCTGAGGAGGCAGCCGACTTGGATGGGGAAATCGACTTGTCTACGTGCTGTGATGTCACAGAGTACCCAGTGCAGAGAAACTATGGCTTCCAGATCGATACGAAGGAGGGCGCCTTCACCCTCTCTGCCATGACATCTGGAATCCGGAGGAACTGGATCCAGACCATCATGAAGCATGTCCACCCGACCTCTGCCCCGGATGTGATGAGCTCACTGCCACAGGTGAAGGCCCGGAGCGGCTCCCCCTCGGAGACAAGGCCACTGGAGAAGCAGGACGGGGAGCTTGGGGAGCCTGACCCTGAGCAGAAGAGGAGCCGGGCGCGTGAGCGCAGGCGTGAGGGCCGCTCCAAGACCTTCGACTGGGCCGAGTTCCGCCCTATCCAGCAGGCCTTGGCCCAGGAGAGGGTTGGTGGCTCTCGGGCCGAGGCGGAACCCGGGGAGCTGGAGCGGGAGCGCGCACGACGGCGGGAGGAGCGGCGCAAGCGCTTTGGGACGCCGGAAGTGGAGGGGCCCAGTGCAGAGGATGTGGCCCTGCGCATGGAGGTCGACCGGGGCCTGGGGCCGCCCACAGCTGCTGAGCTCAGGACCCAGAATGTGCATGTGGAGATCGAGCAGCGCTGGCATCAGGTGGAAACCACCCCCCTCCGGGAGGAGAAGCAAGTGCCCATCGCCCCCCTGCACCTGTCCTCTGAGGATGGCAGCG CGACACCCGAGCTGACCTCGCTGCTGGAGAAGGAGTTGGAGCAGAGCCAGAAGGAGGCCTCAGACCTTCTGGAACAGAACCGACTGCTGCAGGACCAGCTGAGGGTGGCTCTGGGCCGGGAGCAGAGCGCCCGGGAGGGCTATGTGTTGCAGGCCACGTGCGAGCGGGGGTTTGCAGCCATGGAAGAGACACACCAGAAGAAGATTGAGGACTTGCAGAGGCAGCACCAGCGGGAGCTGGAGAAACTGCGGGAGGAAAAAGACCGCCTCCTGGCTGAGGAGACCGCGGCCACCATCTCAGCCATTGAAGCCATGAAGAACGCCCACCGAGAGGAGATGGAGCGGGAGCTAGAGAAGAGCCAGCGGTCCCAGATCAGCAGCGTCAATGCAGATGTCGAGGCTCTGCGGCGACAGTACCTGGAGGAGCTGCAGTCTGTGCAACGTGAACTGGAGGTCCTCTCAGAGCAGTATTCGCAGAagtgcctggagaatgcccaccTGGCCCAGGCTCTGGAGGCCGAGCGGCAGGCCCTGCGGCAGTGCCAGCGTGAGAACCAGGAGCTCAACGCCCACAACCAGGAGCTGAACAACCGCCTGGCTGCAGAAATCTCACGGCTACGGACACTGCTGACTGGGGACGCCGGTGGCGAGGCCGCTGGTTCGCCCCTCACACAGGGCAAGGACGCCTACGAGTTAGAGGTCTTGTTGAGGGTCAAGGAATCAGAAATTCAGTACCTGAAACAGGAGATCAGTTCCCTCAAGGATGAGTTACAGACGGCATTGCGGGACAAGAAGTACGCCAGTGACAAGTACAAAGATATCTACACAGAACTCAGCATTGTGAGGGCAAAGGCCGACTGTGACGTCAGCAGGTTGAAGGAGCAGCTGAAAGCCGCCACAGAAGCGCTGGGTGAGAAGTCCCCAGAGAACCCGCCTGTGTCCGGATATGACATCATGAAGTCCAAGAGCAATCCCGATTTCCTGAAGACAGACAGGTCCTGTGTCGGCCGGCAGCTCAGAGGCCTCAGGTCCAAGTCC AGTCTGAAGGAAGGCCTGACGGTGCAAGATCGCCTGAAGCTCTTTGAGTCCCGGGACCTGGAGCGCGACTAG